In Streptomyces sp. NBC_00483, a single window of DNA contains:
- a CDS encoding STM4013/SEN3800 family hydrolase — protein MHINAAEIIGTGTPILFVTLDSLRYDVATTALTQGRTPHLARLLPNGTWERRWTPGTFTLPAHIAFFSGFLPKLPSPQQPPRLWECRPPAFKEVDKQTFVFDAPNLLCGLNAHGYRTVCVGGVTYFSRETPLGNVLPDLFDEDHWRPEFGSPEPDSTRHQVDTALDLAAQYAEHPLYLFVNISATHVPHGHYLDEQADTAASQQAALAYADAHLGRLIDRLTATRPWLIILCADHGDAYGEDGFHGRGIAHPTVTTVPFAAWLTA, from the coding sequence GTGCACATCAACGCCGCCGAAATCATCGGCACCGGCACGCCGATCCTCTTCGTCACCCTCGACTCACTGCGCTACGACGTCGCTACCACGGCACTCACGCAGGGCCGGACGCCGCACCTGGCCCGCCTCCTGCCGAACGGGACCTGGGAACGGCGCTGGACACCCGGCACCTTCACCCTCCCCGCGCACATCGCCTTCTTCTCCGGATTCCTGCCCAAGCTGCCCTCCCCACAGCAGCCACCCCGGCTGTGGGAATGCCGACCGCCCGCCTTCAAAGAAGTCGACAAGCAAACCTTCGTCTTCGACGCCCCCAACCTCCTGTGCGGCCTCAACGCCCACGGATACCGCACCGTATGCGTCGGCGGCGTCACCTACTTCTCACGCGAGACCCCGCTCGGCAACGTGCTGCCCGACCTGTTCGACGAAGACCACTGGCGCCCCGAGTTCGGCTCGCCCGAGCCCGACTCCACCCGCCACCAAGTCGACACGGCCCTCGACCTCGCCGCCCAATACGCCGAGCACCCGCTCTACTTGTTCGTGAACATCTCGGCAACCCACGTCCCACACGGCCACTACCTCGACGAACAGGCCGACACAGCGGCCTCGCAACAGGCCGCCCTGGCCTACGCCGACGCACACCTCGGACGCCTCATCGACCGCCTCACCGCCACCCGCCCCTGGCTGATCATCCTGTGCGCCGACCACGGGGACGCATACGGCGAGGACGGCTTCCACGGCCGCGGCATCGCCCACCCCACCGTCACCACCGTGCCGTTCGCCGCCTGGCTCACAGCGTGA
- a CDS encoding dTMP kinase, protein MSLPLAYTPRTYGDTEHPFIALEGPSGMGKSTLEKLLTHRLQAMSLHTLPRPHNDWSKAANSHLAPLPQLCFYLSGLLHSSDCVRTSRSATPVIADRYQSSVLACHAAVHGIAVEQVRQLAAPFLPYIVQPTHTFYLRCRTETLQARMRTKSDLKQDDTDLLNVPGRLDQVLFNFEAVASQDPSAIWIDTDGKTPDQVTHEIMHTLERTRA, encoded by the coding sequence GTGAGCCTGCCTCTCGCGTATACGCCACGCACCTACGGCGACACCGAGCATCCGTTCATCGCGCTGGAAGGCCCCTCAGGCATGGGGAAGTCCACGCTGGAAAAGCTCCTCACCCACCGGCTCCAGGCCATGAGCCTGCACACTCTCCCCCGGCCCCACAACGACTGGTCAAAGGCCGCCAACAGCCACCTCGCACCGCTGCCCCAGCTGTGCTTCTACCTCTCCGGCCTGCTGCACTCCTCCGACTGCGTGCGCACCTCCCGCAGCGCCACCCCGGTCATTGCCGACCGCTACCAGTCCTCGGTCCTCGCCTGCCATGCAGCCGTCCACGGCATCGCCGTCGAGCAGGTCCGCCAACTCGCCGCCCCGTTCCTGCCCTACATCGTTCAGCCCACCCACACCTTCTACCTGCGCTGCCGCACAGAGACCCTGCAGGCCCGCATGCGCACCAAAAGCGACCTCAAACAAGACGACACCGACCTGCTCAACGTGCCCGGCCGCCTCGACCAGGTCCTCTTCAACTTCGAAGCTGTCGCCTCCCAGGACCCGAGCGCCATCTGGATCGACACCGACGGCAAGACGCCCGACCAAGTCACCCACGAGATCATGCACACCCTGGAGCGCACCCGTGCTTAA
- a CDS encoding radical SAM protein — MSIPLRLSSPGHPVGEADFTALRNFAALRGQLRVSFTPHCNALCWFCHNEGDVPPPEAHRDRSNKPRERKFDASSYVKTITGLMDAGLKRVYFTGGEPLLSRWARPVLEQLPRSAPDSSYTLITNGLLVRRNQAWLAGAPLDKVKVSLHYFSDESLMEIARVPHGIGAILDGIEAAREVMPRVELNTLLQRQNQHEIAAILDYALERRMPVQLIELVDTGFNSQHADAAVSADDAIRYLRTLTSDEHTEIAGVGQGRRVFRVDGIEIDVIHRDLGRHHVGQCGTCPVRSQCIEGFWALRVDHGGGLQPCLLRDDLRMDLREHLDDPHALATAVAQHVTAFTEGTL, encoded by the coding sequence ATGTCCATTCCCTTGCGTCTCTCCTCGCCCGGGCATCCCGTCGGTGAGGCCGACTTCACCGCGCTGCGCAACTTCGCCGCGCTCCGAGGTCAACTGCGGGTCTCCTTCACGCCGCACTGCAATGCCCTGTGCTGGTTCTGCCACAACGAAGGGGATGTCCCGCCCCCCGAGGCTCACCGCGATCGCAGCAACAAGCCGCGCGAGCGGAAGTTCGACGCGTCCTCGTACGTGAAGACCATCACCGGTCTCATGGACGCCGGCCTCAAGCGCGTCTACTTCACCGGTGGCGAGCCCCTCCTCTCCCGCTGGGCACGCCCCGTCCTGGAACAGCTCCCCCGGTCCGCACCGGACTCCTCATACACGCTGATCACCAACGGTCTGCTGGTACGCCGCAACCAGGCATGGCTGGCAGGCGCACCACTCGACAAGGTGAAGGTGTCGCTGCACTACTTCTCCGACGAGTCGCTGATGGAGATCGCGCGGGTTCCGCACGGCATCGGCGCAATCCTCGACGGCATCGAGGCGGCCCGCGAGGTCATGCCCCGCGTCGAGCTGAACACCCTGCTGCAACGCCAGAACCAGCACGAAATCGCAGCGATCCTCGACTATGCGCTGGAACGGCGGATGCCGGTGCAGCTCATTGAACTCGTCGATACCGGCTTCAACAGCCAGCACGCCGACGCCGCCGTCTCCGCGGACGACGCGATCCGCTACCTGCGCACCCTCACCAGCGACGAGCACACGGAAATCGCCGGCGTCGGGCAAGGACGGCGTGTCTTCCGCGTCGACGGGATCGAGATCGACGTCATCCACCGCGATCTCGGCCGGCATCACGTCGGCCAGTGCGGCACCTGCCCTGTGCGCTCGCAGTGCATCGAGGGGTTCTGGGCTCTGCGCGTCGACCACGGTGGCGGCCTCCAGCCCTGCCTGCTCCGCGACGACCTGCGCATGGATCTACGCGAGCACCTCGACGATCCGCATGCTCTGGCAACCGCCGTCGCCCAACACGTCACCGCCTTCACGGAAGGAACGCTGTGA
- a CDS encoding ATP-binding protein, protein MPAQTSTAPKAASAELPWPTSVERTVSPAPEEVRAIRLESTQWLTGSCRMPRHRVELLAVIVSELMTNALLHSRADRPVTYRSCSPEPGVVRIEVDDATPATVPSPQAAREYAESGRGLFLVDALIGELDGTWGFSPDGSVAWCLVSVEDIPAFGTSQHM, encoded by the coding sequence ATGCCTGCACAGACCAGCACGGCACCCAAGGCCGCATCGGCAGAACTGCCGTGGCCGACCTCGGTCGAGCGGACCGTCAGCCCTGCCCCTGAAGAGGTGCGCGCCATACGTCTCGAGAGCACGCAGTGGCTTACGGGCTCGTGCCGCATGCCGAGGCACCGCGTCGAGCTTCTTGCGGTGATCGTGTCGGAGCTGATGACCAATGCGCTCCTGCACAGCAGGGCCGACAGACCGGTCACGTACCGCAGCTGCAGCCCTGAGCCCGGGGTCGTCCGCATCGAGGTGGACGACGCCACGCCGGCGACCGTCCCGTCTCCCCAAGCCGCCCGCGAATACGCCGAGTCGGGCCGGGGCTTGTTTCTCGTCGACGCGTTGATCGGTGAGTTGGACGGCACGTGGGGATTCAGTCCGGACGGTTCCGTGGCCTGGTGTCTCGTCTCCGTCGAGGACATCCCTGCCTTCGGGACGAGTCAGCACATGTGA
- a CDS encoding ATP-binding protein: protein MSTGEPVATAPVVAEWSMDYTMVDQVVPLVRLHARRQLVMWRWSGDQQDATLIASELATNAISHGRMAGHMMNVRLAVLEDCALLIEVSDPVPGLSRFRERGGADDESECGRGLDVIHALGGALSWFLRDGGGKTVRVHVPV from the coding sequence GTGTCTACTGGTGAACCAGTCGCCACGGCCCCCGTGGTGGCCGAGTGGTCCATGGACTACACGATGGTGGACCAGGTGGTGCCGCTGGTGCGGCTCCACGCCCGGCGCCAGCTGGTGATGTGGCGGTGGTCCGGGGATCAGCAGGACGCAACGCTCATAGCATCTGAACTCGCCACCAACGCCATCAGCCACGGCCGCATGGCCGGCCACATGATGAACGTCCGTCTCGCTGTCCTGGAGGACTGCGCGCTCCTCATCGAAGTGTCGGATCCCGTCCCGGGCCTCTCCCGCTTCCGCGAACGCGGGGGCGCCGACGACGAGAGCGAATGCGGAAGAGGGCTCGACGTCATCCACGCCCTGGGCGGCGCGCTGTCCTGGTTCCTGCGCGATGGGGGCGGCAAAACGGTCCGCGTCCATGTGCCCGTATAG